A genomic segment from Tuwongella immobilis encodes:
- a CDS encoding DUF1559 domain-containing protein: MRASRHGFTLIELLVVIAIIAILIGLLLPAVQKVREAAARMRCQNNLKQLGLALHNYHDQFQVFPRNNPLVTRSSDGRAFVERPWSIDLLPFLEQDNLYRQWNLTLGYAEGNNRNLVRTAIPMYKCPSSPTQAIETFQPPSAAFSADSTALAGSTFQAAPVEYFAPLSVRRPPMTTADPLDPGLLQQVNPVRMATVTDGLSNTIAFGEVSAFPRGLIRGNLPHPTFPNNAAGFGFLGGWNRTLYIRTDATGATLNGGNCLMNCTNYAGVNLYSFHTGGANVSIADGSVRFLRDSVSMDALYRLTAVADGLPNLED, translated from the coding sequence ATGCGTGCTTCACGACATGGATTTACGTTGATTGAGTTACTGGTGGTGATCGCCATCATCGCCATTTTGATTGGCCTGTTGCTGCCCGCGGTGCAAAAAGTGCGCGAGGCGGCGGCCCGGATGCGCTGTCAAAACAACCTCAAGCAATTGGGGCTGGCGTTGCACAATTATCACGATCAATTCCAGGTATTCCCGCGCAATAACCCGCTGGTGACGCGATCCAGCGATGGCCGCGCATTCGTCGAACGGCCCTGGTCGATCGATCTGCTGCCATTCCTAGAGCAAGACAATCTCTATCGGCAATGGAATCTGACGCTGGGCTACGCCGAAGGGAATAATCGCAACTTGGTGCGGACGGCCATTCCGATGTACAAATGCCCGTCTTCTCCGACGCAGGCCATTGAGACATTTCAGCCGCCCAGCGCTGCGTTTTCGGCGGATTCCACGGCGTTGGCAGGCTCGACCTTTCAAGCGGCTCCCGTGGAATACTTCGCGCCGCTATCGGTGCGTCGGCCGCCGATGACCACCGCCGATCCGCTTGATCCGGGGCTGCTTCAGCAGGTGAATCCGGTGCGTATGGCGACGGTGACGGACGGGCTGAGCAATACGATTGCGTTTGGCGAAGTGTCGGCGTTTCCGCGTGGGTTGATTCGCGGGAATCTGCCGCATCCGACGTTCCCGAATAATGCCGCGGGGTTTGGCTTTCTGGGCGGGTGGAATCGCACGTTGTACATCCGCACGGATGCGACCGGGGCGACGCTCAATGGCGGAAATTGCTTGATGAATTGCACGAACTATGCGGGCGTGAATCTGTATAGTTTCCATACCGGCGGGGCGAATGTCAGCATTGCCGATGGTTCGGTGCGATTTCTGCGCGATTCCGTGAGTATGGATGCGCTCTATCGTCTGACCGCGGTGGCGGATGGCCTGCCGAATTTGGAGGATTAA
- a CDS encoding universal stress protein, whose product MSATDERPRPEHFLGLIRRQQRGRLKVYLGFAPGVGKTFEMLQEGQRLQKQGVDVVIGVVETHGRTETIAQIGTLPQLPRRRIEYRGVTLEELDLEALLARRPTVALIDELAHTNAPGSRNAKRYQDVEQLLRAGIHVITTMNIQHLESLYDLIEQFTQVKVKERVPDYVLAQADQIVNVDVPAEDLQDRLRGGKVYPMERVERALSHFFTADNLTRLRELALEEIANTLDRQRQKYGTSAQHGSERVMVGLSSRSPNAHRLLRKTARLADRLNAPWYAVYVQTPQERSDRIDAATQRQVSESLALATQLGGISLPFNGPSFEAAVSAFVTEYRITHIVMGRTRRPWYQRWFGQTALDRLLQVLPGVDITLIDVRDRRDTEQDGMPPDPRSAGDP is encoded by the coding sequence ATGAGTGCGACCGACGAGCGACCTCGGCCTGAGCATTTTCTCGGGCTGATTCGTCGCCAACAACGGGGCCGATTGAAGGTGTATCTGGGGTTTGCCCCCGGCGTCGGCAAAACCTTCGAGATGCTTCAAGAAGGGCAACGGCTTCAGAAACAAGGCGTGGATGTGGTCATCGGCGTGGTCGAAACCCATGGCCGAACCGAGACAATCGCCCAGATCGGCACACTGCCGCAACTGCCCCGTCGCCGCATTGAATATCGCGGTGTGACCCTGGAAGAATTGGACCTGGAGGCACTGCTGGCCCGTCGGCCGACGGTCGCGCTGATCGACGAATTGGCCCACACCAACGCCCCGGGAAGTCGAAACGCCAAGCGTTATCAGGATGTCGAGCAACTGCTTCGTGCGGGAATTCATGTCATCACCACCATGAATATCCAGCATTTGGAGAGTTTGTACGATCTCATCGAACAATTCACGCAGGTGAAGGTGAAAGAACGGGTGCCGGACTATGTGCTGGCCCAGGCGGATCAGATTGTGAATGTGGATGTTCCGGCGGAGGATTTGCAAGATCGGCTGCGAGGCGGGAAAGTCTATCCCATGGAACGCGTGGAGCGGGCGCTGTCGCATTTTTTCACGGCGGATAACTTAACGCGGCTGCGGGAATTGGCACTCGAAGAAATCGCCAACACGCTGGATCGTCAGCGGCAAAAGTATGGGACTTCGGCCCAACATGGCTCGGAACGGGTGATGGTCGGCCTGAGTTCGCGGAGTCCCAACGCGCATCGATTGCTGAGGAAAACGGCCCGGCTTGCGGATCGGCTCAATGCGCCTTGGTATGCGGTTTATGTGCAAACGCCCCAGGAACGATCGGATCGAATCGATGCGGCCACGCAGCGGCAGGTGAGCGAATCGCTGGCCTTGGCCACACAATTGGGCGGAATCTCGCTGCCATTCAACGGCCCCAGTTTCGAGGCGGCCGTCTCGGCATTTGTCACCGAATATCGCATCACCCATATCGTCATGGGGCGGACTAGGCGGCCGTGGTATCAGCGGTGGTTTGGCCAAACGGCGCTGGATCGATTGCTGCAAGTGCTTCCAGGAGTGGATATTACGCTGATTGATGTGCGAGACCGACGCGATACCGAGCAGGACGGGATGCCTCCCGATCCACGATCCGCGGGCGATCCGTGA
- a CDS encoding PQQ-binding-like beta-propeller repeat protein, translating to MTRWAWGWMALLPMMLIAADWPQWRGPNLDGVAQDGTYPTEWDGTKGTNIAWKMPLPGAGNSSPVIVGEDLFLTATSGAKHGELHLLCYARGDGKLRWQTDFTATPADAPFKMFPPERGHAASTVAVSGNSVVALFGTGDLVCVDRTGKPIWMRSLTSEYGVIRNDYGIAASPIITDGKVIVQIDHLEGSYLLAADLATGKTVWRAVRSGIFDNWSTPVPAMVGGSKQVIVLGTGKIIGYDVATGAVKWTIPGLERLCSCTPILRGDRLFAVSGPAGATLAIDLSAAPTPKILWESKKTGPFVPSAIVVGEHYFFSNDQATAYCMDLKTGEEKWRERLGSGRMRPSPVATRDAIYFTALDGVTTVIPTTGEFDVLAKNPLGEEVAASFALVDGAIYIRGDKHLWCIRK from the coding sequence ATGACCCGATGGGCATGGGGATGGATGGCGTTGCTGCCGATGATGCTGATTGCCGCGGATTGGCCACAATGGCGTGGGCCGAATCTCGACGGTGTCGCACAGGATGGCACCTATCCCACCGAGTGGGACGGCACCAAAGGGACGAATATCGCCTGGAAAATGCCGTTGCCCGGGGCGGGAAATAGCTCGCCGGTGATCGTCGGCGAGGATCTGTTTTTGACCGCGACATCGGGTGCCAAGCACGGCGAACTGCACCTGCTGTGTTATGCTCGCGGCGACGGTAAATTGCGTTGGCAGACGGATTTTACCGCCACGCCGGCTGATGCGCCGTTCAAAATGTTCCCGCCCGAGCGCGGCCACGCGGCGAGCACGGTGGCGGTGTCGGGGAATTCCGTGGTGGCGCTGTTTGGCACGGGCGATTTGGTCTGTGTCGATCGCACAGGAAAGCCGATTTGGATGCGTTCGCTGACCAGCGAATATGGCGTCATTCGCAACGATTACGGCATCGCGGCCTCGCCGATCATCACGGATGGCAAGGTGATTGTGCAGATTGACCATCTGGAAGGCTCGTATCTGCTGGCAGCGGATTTGGCGACTGGCAAAACCGTGTGGCGGGCCGTTCGCAGTGGCATTTTCGACAATTGGTCCACTCCCGTGCCGGCGATGGTCGGCGGGAGCAAGCAGGTGATCGTGCTCGGGACGGGGAAAATCATCGGCTACGATGTGGCGACCGGGGCGGTGAAGTGGACCATTCCCGGATTGGAACGGCTTTGCTCGTGCACGCCGATCCTGCGTGGCGATCGCTTGTTCGCAGTTTCCGGCCCGGCGGGGGCGACGCTGGCGATTGATCTCTCGGCGGCACCGACCCCGAAAATTCTCTGGGAATCCAAGAAAACAGGCCCGTTTGTCCCATCGGCAATCGTCGTGGGCGAACATTATTTCTTCAGCAACGATCAGGCCACGGCGTATTGCATGGATCTGAAAACCGGCGAGGAAAAATGGCGGGAACGGCTCGGCAGCGGTCGCATGCGGCCCTCACCGGTGGCCACCCGCGATGCGATTTATTTCACCGCATTGGATGGCGTGACGACCGTGATTCCGACGACTGGCGAATTCGATGTGCTGGCGAAGAATCCGCTGGGCGAGGAAGTTGCGGCGTCGTTTGCGCTCGTCGATGGGGCGATTTACATTCGTGGGGACAAGCATCTGTGGTGTATCCGAAAATGA
- a CDS encoding sigma-54-dependent transcriptional regulator, producing MQVLIVDDVASLRRTLRLTLESQGHRVTEAGTGTAALSMLGSERIDLVFLDLRLGQESGLELLPTMRMRSPGVGIVVMTAFAAVDTAVEAMRRGAFDYLPKPFTPEQLRLLLARWEQVRGLQREVDSLREQMRAAVPELDLSTDEPQVQSTLDVAFRVAPTDAAVLIRGESGTGKGVLARAIHQRSKRVGRPMIPVNCPSLSAELLESELFGHARGAFTGAVEATEGKVAAADGGTLFLDEIGDLPVSLQPKLLRFLQEKQYERVGEARTRTADVRILAATNRDLEADVAAGRFREDLLYRLNVIELSLPPLRERRRDLLAIARHLLQFFARQTGKELHGFTPEAEAAIYRHRWPGNLRELRNAIERGVILTMDSEVDLRHLPHQLAQLPSAGRIEVGGPVTLEALEAEHIRRVIATSASLEDAATILGIDPSTLYRKRKKLG from the coding sequence TTGCAGGTGTTGATCGTCGATGATGTCGCCAGTCTGCGGCGCACACTGCGGCTGACGCTGGAATCGCAAGGCCACCGCGTTACCGAAGCGGGCACCGGCACCGCTGCGCTGTCCATGCTGGGGAGCGAACGCATCGATCTGGTGTTTCTCGACCTGCGATTGGGCCAGGAATCCGGCCTGGAATTGCTGCCGACGATGCGGATGCGCTCGCCTGGTGTGGGCATTGTGGTCATGACTGCCTTCGCCGCCGTGGATACCGCGGTGGAAGCGATGCGTCGGGGTGCCTTCGACTATCTCCCCAAACCGTTTACCCCCGAGCAGTTGCGGCTGCTGCTGGCACGATGGGAGCAGGTGCGCGGACTGCAACGCGAAGTCGATTCGCTGCGCGAACAGATGCGGGCGGCGGTGCCGGAATTGGATCTCAGCACCGACGAACCGCAGGTGCAATCGACCCTGGACGTGGCGTTCCGAGTCGCCCCGACCGATGCCGCCGTGCTGATTCGCGGCGAAAGCGGCACCGGCAAAGGCGTGCTGGCGCGGGCGATTCACCAGCGCAGTAAGCGCGTTGGCCGACCGATGATACCCGTGAATTGTCCCAGTTTGTCCGCAGAATTGCTCGAAAGTGAGCTATTTGGGCACGCTCGCGGCGCATTCACGGGTGCGGTCGAAGCGACGGAGGGGAAAGTCGCTGCGGCGGATGGCGGGACGTTGTTTCTCGACGAAATCGGCGATTTGCCGGTGTCGCTCCAGCCGAAATTGCTGCGATTCTTGCAGGAAAAACAGTACGAGCGCGTTGGCGAGGCCCGCACGCGCACCGCCGATGTCCGCATTCTGGCAGCGACGAATCGCGATCTGGAAGCGGATGTCGCCGCCGGGCGATTCCGCGAAGATCTCCTGTATCGGCTCAATGTCATCGAGTTATCGCTGCCACCACTGCGGGAACGGCGGCGGGATTTGCTCGCCATCGCCCGGCATTTGTTGCAGTTTTTTGCCCGGCAAACTGGCAAAGAACTCCACGGATTCACCCCCGAGGCCGAAGCGGCGATCTATCGGCATCGCTGGCCGGGAAACCTCCGCGAACTCCGCAACGCCATTGAACGCGGGGTGATTCTCACGATGGATTCCGAGGTGGATCTGCGGCATCTGCCCCATCAGTTGGCCCAACTCCCGAGCGCGGGCCGAATCGAAGTCGGCGGACCGGTGACTCTGGAAGCCTTGGAAGCGGAGCACATTCGCCGCGTCATCGCCACCAGCGCTTCACTCGAAGACGCTGCGACCATCCTTGGCATCGATCCCAGCACCCTGTACCGCAAACGAAAGAAACTCGGATGA
- a CDS encoding NIPSNAP family protein, with protein MDRRTFFGATTALAATATATAAASADTPGSARDLLELRTYTLSPGKLPILENYLKTAFIPAVKRLKSGPVGVFINPADGNEQKVFVLIVHSSITGVTTLAQALSSDAEYLAAAKEFLEAKAADPVYRRIESSLMLAFEGMPKLERPDTTKNRLLNLRIYESHNERSAAKKVEMFEKGELDIFRRVGLTPVFFASTIAGAAMPNLTYLLVFPDDGGRQSAWNVFRADPAWLKLKAMPEYADKEIVSKITNYVLTPAPYSEI; from the coding sequence ATGGATCGCCGCACGTTTTTTGGAGCGACAACCGCCTTGGCCGCCACCGCTACCGCCACTGCTGCCGCCTCCGCCGACACGCCAGGCAGCGCTCGGGATTTGCTGGAACTGCGCACCTACACGCTGTCGCCGGGTAAGCTGCCCATTCTGGAAAATTACCTGAAAACCGCGTTCATTCCCGCCGTGAAGCGGCTGAAATCCGGCCCGGTGGGAGTGTTCATCAACCCCGCCGACGGCAACGAACAAAAAGTGTTCGTGCTGATTGTCCACAGCAGCATCACCGGCGTCACCACGTTGGCCCAAGCCCTCTCCAGCGATGCGGAATATCTGGCCGCCGCTAAGGAATTTCTCGAAGCCAAAGCCGCCGATCCCGTCTACCGACGGATCGAAAGTTCGCTGATGCTCGCCTTCGAGGGGATGCCGAAACTGGAACGCCCGGACACCACCAAGAACCGCCTGCTGAATCTGCGAATTTACGAAAGCCACAACGAGCGCTCCGCCGCGAAGAAGGTGGAAATGTTCGAGAAGGGCGAACTCGACATTTTCCGCCGCGTTGGGCTGACGCCGGTGTTTTTCGCCTCGACAATCGCCGGCGCTGCGATGCCGAATCTCACCTATTTGTTGGTCTTCCCGGATGATGGCGGGCGGCAATCGGCGTGGAATGTCTTCCGTGCCGATCCTGCGTGGCTGAAATTGAAGGCCATGCCGGAATACGCCGACAAAGAAATTGTCTCGAAGATCACCAATTATGTGCTGACGCCGGCTCCGTATTCGGAAATTTAA
- a CDS encoding potassium-transporting ATPase subunit KdpA: MWWFPVVIVGISTGLAIPLGRRMARILDRPASNRLERWLDSGPQAWKPYVLAMLSFNVAVFVLGFLILACQPLLPLNPDGKGMLAPSTVFNTAASFLTNTNLQHYSGEVHLSHFSQLGFIAWKQFVTPAIGLAALLAVIRGLRGDPHLGNFYLDLWRGVVGVFLPLALIVGLLLIAGGVPMTLDGAETVTTLEGGSQTISRGPVAAVVAIKQLGTNGGGYFGTNSAHPLENPTAWTNMLECICILLVPMACVVMYGRMLSQPTSTPSATTASASTIDRPRERVGSMREATVIFGVMLLFLGVFLAWGIVTDSLAPNPGLRGLPIDSSSGNLEGKELRFGPVAGPVWAACTTATSNGSVNCMHDSLNPLAGLTPLAGMWLNCIFGGVGVGLINFLVMLVVAVFLAGLMVGRTPEYLGKKVEAREMKLAMLALLIHPLMILAPTGIAAISDWGVGATNNPGPHGLTEMLYEFTSASANNGSGFEGLADTVGTAADAANPEKADAVRRAMVWDITTGIIMLLCRFVPIIAPIALAASLASKKRTPVTVGTLRTDTLTFAGVLIGTIVLIGALLFLPVAALGPIAEQLQWEMQS, from the coding sequence ATGTGGTGGTTCCCGGTGGTGATAGTCGGAATTTCGACGGGTTTGGCGATTCCGTTGGGGCGGCGAATGGCCCGGATTTTGGATCGCCCCGCGAGCAATCGCCTGGAGCGCTGGCTGGATAGCGGCCCACAAGCGTGGAAGCCGTATGTGCTGGCGATGCTCAGCTTCAATGTGGCGGTATTTGTGCTGGGATTTCTCATTCTGGCGTGTCAGCCGCTGCTGCCACTGAATCCGGACGGCAAGGGAATGCTCGCGCCGTCCACCGTGTTCAACACGGCGGCATCGTTTCTGACCAATACGAATTTGCAGCACTATTCGGGCGAAGTGCATTTGTCACATTTTAGTCAACTTGGGTTCATTGCTTGGAAACAATTCGTCACTCCCGCGATTGGTTTGGCCGCATTATTGGCGGTGATTCGCGGCTTGCGTGGCGACCCGCATTTGGGCAATTTCTACCTGGATTTGTGGCGGGGAGTTGTGGGGGTATTTCTGCCGTTGGCGCTGATTGTCGGCCTGCTGCTGATCGCTGGTGGGGTGCCGATGACGCTCGACGGGGCGGAGACGGTGACGACGCTCGAAGGCGGCAGCCAGACCATCTCCCGTGGCCCGGTTGCGGCGGTGGTGGCGATCAAGCAACTCGGCACCAACGGCGGCGGATACTTCGGCACCAACTCCGCGCATCCGCTGGAAAATCCAACGGCGTGGACCAACATGCTGGAATGCATCTGCATCCTGTTGGTCCCGATGGCCTGCGTGGTGATGTACGGCCGCATGCTGTCGCAACCAACGTCAACGCCATCTGCAACAACTGCGAGCGCATCGACGATCGATCGCCCGCGTGAACGCGTTGGCAGCATGCGCGAAGCAACGGTCATTTTCGGCGTCATGCTGCTGTTTTTGGGGGTGTTCCTGGCCTGGGGCATCGTCACGGATTCGCTCGCGCCCAATCCCGGTCTGCGGGGGCTGCCGATCGATTCCAGCAGTGGGAATCTCGAAGGCAAGGAACTCCGATTCGGTCCCGTCGCCGGGCCGGTTTGGGCCGCCTGCACCACCGCCACCAGCAATGGCTCGGTGAACTGCATGCACGATAGCCTGAATCCGCTGGCGGGGCTGACACCGTTGGCCGGCATGTGGCTGAACTGCATTTTCGGCGGGGTTGGTGTGGGGTTAATCAACTTTCTGGTGATGCTGGTGGTGGCGGTCTTTCTGGCCGGGCTGATGGTGGGCCGCACGCCGGAATACCTGGGAAAGAAGGTCGAAGCCCGTGAAATGAAGCTCGCCATGCTGGCGCTGCTGATTCACCCGCTGATGATTTTGGCCCCGACCGGAATCGCCGCCATCAGCGATTGGGGCGTGGGAGCGACCAACAACCCCGGCCCGCACGGATTGACGGAAATGCTGTACGAATTCACGTCGGCATCGGCGAATAACGGCTCGGGATTTGAAGGTTTGGCGGACACCGTGGGGACTGCGGCCGATGCGGCGAATCCCGAAAAGGCCGATGCGGTCCGCCGAGCGATGGTTTGGGACATCACCACGGGCATCATCATGTTGCTCTGTCGGTTCGTGCCGATCATCGCCCCAATTGCGCTGGCGGCATCACTCGCCAGCAAGAAACGCACGCCCGTGACGGTTGGCACACTCCGCACGGACACGCTGACCTTTGCCGGTGTGCTGATCGGGACCATCGTGCTGATTGGTGCCCTGTTGTTCCTGCCGGTCGCCGCATTGGGACCGATCGCGGAACAGTTGCAATGGGAGATGCAATCATGA
- a CDS encoding transthyretin-like family protein, with the protein MRLAHGRIRWLGMLGIGVVWLGMVGCGESGPKKVPVSGRVTVNGQPAAMVRVQFLHEDSTLPGNLKMPVGLTDEQGNFALSTDGDKDGAVAGEYRITLEWLSGNSLSAYDKLAGRFANPQSTQFRATVGNAATTVPPLELTLPESAILTQPPRTR; encoded by the coding sequence ATGCGACTGGCTCACGGGCGAATTCGGTGGCTGGGAATGCTCGGCATCGGGGTGGTATGGCTGGGAATGGTCGGGTGCGGGGAGAGCGGGCCGAAGAAGGTGCCGGTCTCCGGGCGTGTCACCGTCAATGGCCAGCCAGCGGCGATGGTGCGAGTCCAGTTTTTGCACGAGGATTCCACGCTGCCGGGCAACCTGAAGATGCCCGTGGGACTGACCGATGAGCAGGGGAATTTCGCGCTTTCCACGGATGGTGACAAAGATGGGGCGGTGGCCGGGGAGTATCGCATCACACTGGAGTGGCTCTCGGGCAACAGTCTGTCGGCATATGACAAGCTGGCCGGGCGATTCGCCAATCCGCAATCGACGCAGTTTCGGGCCACCGTGGGCAATGCTGCGACAACCGTGCCTCCGCTGGAATTGACCTTGCCGGAATCCGCGATTCTGACGCAACCGCCGCGAACTCGTTAA
- a CDS encoding potassium-transporting ATPase subunit F, with the protein MRASTMLILTAGVTVVVLGYLLVALLRPEWF; encoded by the coding sequence ATGAGGGCATCAACCATGCTGATTCTAACTGCTGGTGTGACGGTGGTGGTTCTGGGATATTTGCTCGTGGCGCTGTTGCGGCCCGAGTGGTTTTAA
- a CDS encoding HAMP domain-containing sensor histidine kinase → MMMLSLRRRILLTVTPLMLLLLAIGGTGIWLLARLGEQGEAILRENYDSVRAMNRLEMALHELRRITEIASQSTGNERPSVDSIWNEINQQLQIESNNLTIYPDEPRLVQQLEAAVNRLSLQDADFAKLGSREARRAAFQGRDRQAGWLVSWQSAVERVQEIRDLNESTMHETSRRAKEMGRVSVWGLFLALGTALLLGAVAVWWLLRVILGPIQSLTEAVTAIGGGQLHCIIPESQRDEIGELATAFNAMTAKLRAYRQTHMERLMRARETAQATIDSFTDPVIVMDPLGRVEVANPTAQQLLGVRPPTDQEQPAQWVPPESLHAAIDTAFREQREIPATGFDQAVSFRQSGEDRLFLPQIRPIRSPDSELLGVAIVLHDITRFRLMDQLKSDWVATVSHELKTPLTSVRLAVHVLLEEVVGPLEPKQIELLIEARDNTERLLRLIEHLLALAKLEDGREQLDRQPMTPGELLQLAADEAASRAEDKHLSLVVNDPGELPMVLVDREKMARALNNLLDNALAYTDSGGTITLSASRGATGTIQVAVSDTGIGIPEEYLPHVFERFFRVPDRVTTPGTGLGLAIVREVITAHQGDIRCISTPGQGTTFLITLPTWPEGA, encoded by the coding sequence ATGATGATGCTTTCCCTTCGTCGGCGCATCTTGCTGACCGTCACGCCGTTGATGCTGCTGCTGCTGGCGATCGGCGGCACCGGCATCTGGCTGCTCGCCCGACTCGGCGAACAAGGCGAGGCCATTTTGCGGGAAAATTACGACAGCGTGCGAGCGATGAATCGGCTCGAAATGGCGCTGCACGAATTACGGCGCATCACGGAAATTGCCTCGCAATCAACGGGAAATGAGCGACCATCAGTCGATTCGATCTGGAACGAAATCAATCAGCAATTGCAGATTGAATCGAACAACCTGACGATCTATCCCGATGAGCCGCGTTTGGTGCAACAGTTAGAAGCTGCCGTGAATCGACTGTCGCTCCAAGACGCCGATTTTGCCAAACTCGGCAGCCGCGAGGCGCGCCGCGCCGCATTCCAAGGCCGCGACCGGCAAGCCGGTTGGCTGGTATCCTGGCAATCGGCCGTCGAAAGGGTGCAGGAAATCCGCGATCTCAACGAATCGACCATGCACGAGACCAGTCGCCGCGCCAAAGAAATGGGTCGCGTTTCGGTGTGGGGACTCTTTCTCGCCCTGGGAACGGCCTTGCTGTTGGGGGCGGTGGCCGTTTGGTGGCTGCTGCGAGTGATTTTGGGGCCGATTCAATCGCTGACCGAGGCCGTCACCGCAATCGGCGGTGGGCAGCTCCATTGCATCATTCCCGAATCGCAGCGGGACGAAATCGGCGAGTTGGCGACCGCATTCAATGCGATGACCGCCAAACTCCGCGCCTATCGCCAAACACATATGGAACGGCTGATGCGGGCACGCGAGACCGCCCAAGCGACCATCGATTCGTTCACCGATCCGGTGATTGTGATGGACCCATTGGGGCGGGTCGAGGTGGCCAATCCCACAGCCCAGCAACTGCTCGGCGTGCGACCGCCAACCGATCAGGAACAACCCGCGCAATGGGTGCCGCCGGAGTCGCTGCACGCGGCCATTGACACGGCGTTTCGGGAGCAACGCGAAATACCGGCCACGGGGTTTGACCAGGCCGTCAGTTTTCGCCAATCCGGGGAAGATCGCCTGTTTTTGCCGCAAATTCGGCCGATTCGCTCGCCCGATTCGGAGCTGCTTGGCGTGGCGATTGTTCTGCACGACATCACGCGATTTCGCCTGATGGATCAGTTGAAATCGGATTGGGTGGCAACGGTCAGTCACGAGCTGAAAACCCCGCTGACCAGCGTGCGATTGGCCGTGCATGTGCTGCTGGAAGAGGTCGTCGGCCCGCTGGAACCGAAGCAAATCGAACTGCTCATCGAGGCCCGCGACAACACGGAGCGGCTGTTGCGGTTGATCGAGCATTTGCTCGCTCTGGCGAAGCTGGAAGATGGCCGCGAGCAACTCGACCGCCAGCCGATGACGCCGGGCGAATTGCTGCAACTGGCGGCGGATGAGGCTGCATCGCGGGCAGAAGACAAGCATTTATCGCTCGTCGTGAACGATCCCGGCGAGTTGCCCATGGTGCTGGTCGATCGGGAAAAGATGGCCCGGGCGCTGAACAATCTGCTGGATAACGCCCTGGCGTATACCGATTCCGGGGGAACGATCACGTTGAGCGCATCACGGGGCGCGACTGGGACGATTCAAGTGGCCGTGTCTGATACTGGAATTGGCATTCCCGAAGAGTATTTGCCCCATGTTTTCGAGCGATTTTTTCGCGTGCCCGATCGCGTGACCACTCCCGGAACCGGATTGGGGCTGGCGATTGTTCGGGAAGTGATCACCGCGCACCAGGGCGACATTCGCTGTATCAGCACGCCGGGCCAAGGAACCACGTTTCTCATCACGCTGCCGACATGGCCGGAGGGGGCATGA